GAGAGCAGGCAGCTGACCGGGCGTGCGAGGGCGTCGGCGGGCCACACCAGGGCGGTGGTGCCCAGGAGCAGTGCGCCCGCGAGCGCCGTCACGGCGTCCGGGGAGCGCGCGGCGGCTCTCACCCCCGCATCATCGCGGCGATCACCGCGCAGCGGGAGGGGTGCGGTGGGCCCCCGGGTCCGCACGGTGACGGGGCGCCGGGGCCGGTGGGATGCTCGGTGGCACGGCCTCCGCACGCGCCACCGACGGTCGAGGGGAAGTGAGACGGTGTCGAGCGACGACGAGCCCGCGGCCGCTGCGCCGCTGCCGGTGGTGCGGGTGGACAGCAACCTGGGCTACGTCGCCTACGGTCCGGCCGCCGCGCCCGAGGGGATCGACCAGGCGTCCACGGTGCGGCCCGCGCCGCTGGGCCGCCGGGCGCTGGGTGCCCTCACCACCGCGCCGGGGGGTGCGCTGCACCTGCGGGTGTGGGCGGTGGTGCTGGCCTCCCTCGTGCTCCCGGGCAGCGGTCACTGGGCGCTGGGGCGGCGCACCGCGGGGGCGCTGGTCTTCGCCGTCGCCGTCGCCACGGCCGTGACCTCGGCCGCGCACGCGGCGCCCGCGCTGGTGGGGGTGCTGGGGTGGGCGGTGCTGGGGGTCGGGTCGGCGGCGCTGTCGGGGGTGGCGGCGCACCGGACCCGGCGGGTGGCGCGGCAGCTGCTCGAGCGTTCCTGACGGCGACGCGGGCGGCCGACCCGCCGACCCGCGTCAGCGCAGGTCGAGGCGCCGGGCGAGGTCTGCCAGATCCATCCGGGTCTGCGTGGGCAGGCCCTCCCTGGTGGCCTTCTCCCGCAGGCGCTTGAGGTAGGTCTTCACCGTCTCGATGCGCACGCCCATCTCGCGTGCCACGAGCTTGGCCGGCAGCCCCGTGGCGTACCAGCGGAGCACGTCCAGCTCGCGCACTGAGAACAGGGTGCGCAACCGGCGGACCTCCGCCAGGCGGTCGGTCACCACCTCCGCCACGGCCAGCTGGCCGTCCGCGGCGCGCCGCACCACGCGGACCAGCTCCTCCACGGTCCCTCCCGCGGACGCCGCGCCCCGCGCGCCGGCGTCGAGCGCGGCCAGGACGGCGCCGGGCGGGTCGTCGTCGTCGACCAGCACCACCACGGTGCGCCCGTCCGCCACGCCGGCGCGCACGTGGTGCGCGGCCCCGGGCGTGCGGCCCACCACCAGCACGTCGGCGGCCTCCGGCACCCGGGTCAGCACCGTGCGCAGGCCGAGGGCCAGCACGGGACGGGCGTCGAGCACCGTGACCCGGGACGGGGGCGGCCCGCCGCCGTCCTCCGCGTCCCGCGGGGTCAGCTGCTGGTCGCAGCGCTGCACACGTCCTCCTCGCCCCGGTGACCGACCCGGGTGGTCGGCCCCCCAGGCTGGCCGGGAGGGAGGCGGCGCGGCAGCGGGCTCGCCCGGGGGTCGGCCCACGGGCCAGCCCGCGGGTGCGGCCCGTCAGGCGGCGGCGAGCGACGGGGTGAGCGGTCGCCTGTGGACAACGAGAGCGGGCTGTCCGAGGGTTCTGCCATGGTCGACACCGACGACGCCGACACCGCGGCAGACGTGGACCTGGACGAGCGAGGGACGCCGATGAGCACGCTCTTCGTGGAGAACGACCCGGTCGTCGAGTCATGGCTCGCGCGCCGGCGCGAGCTCGGTCTAGACGGCAAGGACGAGGTCTGGGAGGGGGTGTACCACGTGGCACCGCACGAGCACGGGCGCAACGGCGAGACGGCGATGGCGCTGGCCGAGCACCTCAACGCCCGTGCCCGCTCCCGCGGGCTGCGACCGGGTGGCTCCTTCAACCTGGGCGACCCTGGCGACTTCCGCGTCCCCGACCTGGGCTTCCACCGCGGCGATGAGTCCCCGGCCCTGTACTACGCCTCGGCAGCCCTCGTCGTCGAGGTGCTCAGCCCCCACGACGAGACCTTCGCGAAGTCCAGCTTCTACGCCGCCCGCGGCGTGGACGAGCTCTGGGTGGTCGACCCGCTGACCCGCTCGGTGCGGATCTGGCAGCTCGACCCCACCGGCACCGAGTACGGCGAGACCGGCACCAGCGACCTGCTCGACCTGACGGCCGTCTCCGTGGCTGGGCAGCTGCACTGGCCCGAAGGCTGAGGGACTCGGGGCCCGCGGCTCCTGGCGAGGGCTGCCTGGAAGCCCGGGGCCGTGGCCGAGAAGTCGTCGGCGAACCACCAGCCCGACGTGGGCACCCGGCTGGGCGCCCGGAGCCTCGGTCGGCGCTCGCACCGCGGGTGCCGCCGCAGGTGGCTTCGGGGCCCCGGTCTGGCGGACCCGCACGACCCGGAGTGGACCGACGCCACCCTGGACGACGCCGCCACCGCGGCCTCCGAGACCGGACGGGTCAGCGCCGCGGGGAGGCGTCGGCCAGGGTGCGCCCCTGCACCTGACCGCGGTCAGCTTCGGAGGCGACCGCGGTCAGGTACGGGGGCCGCTGCTGGGCCGTGACATCCGCAGGTGACCGCGGTCAGTTCCGCCCGGACGCCGTCACAGGAGGTCGAGCCGGCGGGCGAGGGCCGCCAGGTCCAGCCGGGACCCGGTGGGGAGGCCCTCCGGCTCGGCCTTCTCGCGCAGGCGCTTGATGTACGTCTTCACGGTCTCCAGCCCGACCTTCATCCGCCGCGCCACCGACTTCGCCGGCAGGCCCGTCGAGTACAGCCGCAGCACCTGCAGCTCCCGCGGGGTGAACAGCGCCCGCAGCCGCCGCACCTCCGCCAGGCGCTCGGCCACCGCGGCGGCCACCCGCACCTGCCCGCCGCACGCCCCGGCCACCACGTGCAGCAGCTCGGCCACCGACCCGCCCGACAGCGCCACGCCCCGGGCTCCGGCCTCCAGGGCGGCGGTCACCTCGCCGGGGCGCTCGACGTCGTCGACCAGCACCACCACGGCGCGGCCGCGCTCGGCGCCAGCCCGCACCGACTCCAGCGCGTGGGGCGTGCGGCCCACCACCAGCAGCCCCTCGGCGGTGGACGGGGCCGCAGCGAGGGCGGCGCGCAGGCCGAGCACCACCAGTGGGCGCTCGTCCAGCACCGCCAGCACCGCCGGTACTGGCGTCTCGCGCGGTCGGGGCCACGCACCGTCGTCCTCGAGCATCACAGCCGGTCGCCTCCCCGCTCACGGCACACCGCCCCCGGGCACCGCAGCGGGCGGTGGGCGGGTGTCAGCCGCGGCCGTCCACCGGTCCCCACTGAGGGGTACCGCGGTCACGCCGTCGTTGCGTGATCGGGCCGCTGACCTGCACCGTAGGCAGCCGCGAGATTGATGCGCGCGCCCAGCCGGCACGCAGAACCAATCGATCAACAGGGAGGCGACGTGGTCGGACGGCCCGAGCGGGAGCTGCGCGAGGACGGCACCCCCCTGACGGCCCTGGC
This genomic window from Quadrisphaera sp. RL12-1S contains:
- a CDS encoding response regulator transcription factor — translated: MQRCDQQLTPRDAEDGGGPPPSRVTVLDARPVLALGLRTVLTRVPEAADVLVVGRTPGAAHHVRAGVADGRTVVVLVDDDDPPGAVLAALDAGARGAASAGGTVEELVRVVRRAADGQLAVAEVVTDRLAEVRRLRTLFSVRELDVLRWYATGLPAKLVAREMGVRIETVKTYLKRLREKATREGLPTQTRMDLADLARRLDLR
- a CDS encoding Uma2 family endonuclease; translation: MDNESGLSEGSAMVDTDDADTAADVDLDERGTPMSTLFVENDPVVESWLARRRELGLDGKDEVWEGVYHVAPHEHGRNGETAMALAEHLNARARSRGLRPGGSFNLGDPGDFRVPDLGFHRGDESPALYYASAALVVEVLSPHDETFAKSSFYAARGVDELWVVDPLTRSVRIWQLDPTGTEYGETGTSDLLDLTAVSVAGQLHWPEG
- a CDS encoding response regulator transcription factor, whose protein sequence is MLEDDGAWPRPRETPVPAVLAVLDERPLVVLGLRAALAAAPSTAEGLLVVGRTPHALESVRAGAERGRAVVVLVDDVERPGEVTAALEAGARGVALSGGSVAELLHVVAGACGGQVRVAAAVAERLAEVRRLRALFTPRELQVLRLYSTGLPAKSVARRMKVGLETVKTYIKRLREKAEPEGLPTGSRLDLAALARRLDLL